One Photobacterium sp. TY1-4 genomic window carries:
- a CDS encoding glutathione S-transferase family protein: protein MKLYIANQNYSTWSLRAWLLFAQYELDVEVVKLKLFTEDFYQTLESVTPTAKVPALVDGDVTVWESLAILEYVNEAYLDGRAWPDSLQERARARALAAEMHGGFSSLRNELPMNCRAQRKVELSEGALKDIARIDAIWSQQMARYAGGWLFGDWSIADAMFAPVALRFKTYGLPLSDQASAYQQKVLNSPAIQRWLAEAGEETDIVVEDEAGEPE, encoded by the coding sequence ATGAAACTCTATATTGCCAACCAAAATTATTCCACCTGGTCGTTACGCGCCTGGTTGTTGTTTGCCCAGTACGAGCTGGATGTTGAGGTCGTAAAGCTGAAGCTGTTTACGGAAGATTTTTACCAAACGCTGGAATCTGTAACCCCGACCGCCAAAGTGCCTGCGCTGGTCGACGGTGATGTGACGGTGTGGGAATCGCTCGCGATCCTTGAATACGTGAATGAGGCTTATCTTGATGGTCGGGCCTGGCCGGATTCACTCCAGGAGCGGGCCAGGGCGCGGGCGCTGGCGGCAGAAATGCACGGCGGATTTTCGTCCTTGCGTAATGAGCTGCCGATGAACTGCCGGGCGCAAAGGAAAGTCGAATTGAGTGAAGGGGCGCTGAAAGATATCGCACGGATCGATGCCATTTGGTCTCAGCAAATGGCGCGTTATGCCGGTGGCTGGCTGTTCGGGGATTGGTCGATAGCCGATGCGATGTTTGCCCCGGTGGCACTGCGGTTCAAAACATACGGGTTGCCGTTGTCGGATCAGGCCAGCGCGTATCAGCAAAAAGTGTTGAACAGTCCGGCGATACAACGCTGGCTCGCTGAAGCCGGTGAAGAAACGGATATTGTCGTCGAAGACGAGGCCGGGGAGCCGGAGTAA
- a CDS encoding sulfite exporter TauE/SafE family protein — translation MPTELLLGAIALLTSAVAGILGFGGGMLLIAILPVFLHPATVIPLHGITQLTSNASRMLFSLKDVQWSLLPPFLIGSAVGIVLFGFLLANLPTNLIPVAIGLYILLSLWSERFSQWIKRYENFYLIGGLQTGLGLMVGATGPLALSVLTKRLNNQNQIIATSALLMAISHIAKILVFGYLGFSFAEHLETLLYLVTGAIIGSWLGTRLRQFVGNPHLIMLIKLALSLLAIKMIMAVV, via the coding sequence TTGCCGACAGAGCTGCTCTTGGGGGCGATAGCCCTGCTCACCTCCGCCGTTGCCGGGATTCTCGGGTTCGGCGGCGGGATGCTGCTGATCGCCATCCTGCCGGTATTTCTCCATCCGGCGACCGTCATTCCGCTCCACGGTATTACCCAACTGACGAGCAATGCTTCGCGGATGTTGTTTTCCCTTAAAGATGTCCAGTGGTCGCTGCTGCCGCCCTTTCTCATCGGCTCCGCCGTCGGCATTGTGCTGTTTGGTTTCCTGTTGGCGAATCTGCCGACCAACCTGATCCCAGTCGCCATCGGTCTCTATATCCTGCTGAGCCTGTGGAGTGAGCGGTTTTCACAATGGATCAAGCGGTATGAGAACTTTTATCTGATCGGAGGACTGCAAACCGGCTTAGGCTTGATGGTTGGCGCTACCGGTCCGCTGGCCCTCAGCGTGCTGACCAAACGGCTCAACAACCAAAATCAAATCATTGCCACCAGCGCCCTGCTGATGGCCATCAGCCATATCGCCAAGATCCTGGTGTTCGGCTATTTGGGCTTTTCCTTTGCAGAACATCTGGAGACATTACTCTACCTGGTCACCGGCGCCATCATCGGATCCTGGCTCGGTACCCGACTGCGCCAGTTCGTCGGCAACCCGCACCTGATCATGCTGATCAAGCTGGCACTGAGCCTGCTGGCGATCAAGATGATCATGGCGGTTGTTTAA
- a CDS encoding riboflavin synthase subunit alpha — translation MFTGIVQSIATLNRISDQGGIRTFVIDFQPGFCDGLEIGASVAVDGVCLTVTELISEVQVKFDVMLQSLLITTLSEYEPGTTVNVERAARDGAEIGGHPLSGHVDFKTPILAVQQIEDNYCLRLKLTDTWKRYVFPKGYIALNGASLTLSAVNKQEGWFEVWLIPETRRMTVFEQKAVGDHINVEIERGTQVVVDTVRDTLEENLGALLPAFEQLLAQQGMDIDTLGQKMKALDNPKSQ, via the coding sequence ATGTTTACCGGAATCGTTCAATCCATCGCAACCCTCAACCGTATCAGTGATCAGGGCGGCATTCGCACCTTTGTCATCGATTTTCAGCCCGGCTTTTGTGACGGCCTGGAAATCGGCGCCAGTGTCGCCGTTGACGGCGTCTGCCTCACCGTCACCGAGCTCATCTCCGAGGTTCAGGTCAAGTTTGATGTCATGCTGCAAAGCCTGCTCATCACCACCCTCAGCGAGTATGAACCCGGCACAACAGTGAATGTCGAGCGGGCAGCCAGAGACGGTGCCGAGATCGGCGGCCACCCGCTTTCCGGCCATGTTGATTTTAAAACCCCAATCCTGGCTGTTCAGCAAATTGAAGATAATTACTGCCTGCGCCTGAAACTCACCGATACCTGGAAACGCTATGTCTTTCCCAAAGGGTATATCGCCCTCAACGGTGCCAGCCTGACCCTCTCCGCGGTCAACAAACAAGAAGGCTGGTTTGAAGTCTGGCTGATCCCGGAAACCCGGCGGATGACGGTGTTTGAACAGAAGGCGGTCGGTGATCACATCAATGTTGAAATTGAGCGCGGCACCCAAGTAGTCGTTGATACCGTGCGTGATACGCTGGAAGAAAACCTCGGCGCGTTGCTGCCGGCATTTGAACAACTTCTAGCACAACAAGGCATGGATATCGATACCCTGGGCCAGAAGATGAAAGCGTTGGACAACCCCAAATCCCAATAA
- a CDS encoding cysteine hydrolase family protein: MKSAVLVIDVQNGIFAAERQPYNSTVVVSNINKLITHAKAAGDTVIFVQHQMPGMVEYGSQPWQLFAELMVGDEDIRISKTAPNAFFETELEALLDQHDIQTLTLCGYSSDFCIDRTAFEAASKGYRVHLPADAHTTHDKPHLTADKIIEHHNFTLSMHPNIHLHATRVFTAK, translated from the coding sequence ATGAAGTCAGCAGTTCTGGTCATTGACGTGCAAAACGGTATTTTTGCCGCCGAAAGACAGCCGTACAACAGCACCGTGGTCGTCAGCAATATCAATAAACTCATCACCCACGCCAAAGCGGCGGGTGACACCGTGATTTTTGTCCAACATCAGATGCCGGGCATGGTCGAGTATGGTAGCCAGCCCTGGCAGCTCTTCGCAGAACTCATGGTCGGTGACGAAGACATCCGGATCAGTAAAACCGCCCCAAATGCTTTCTTCGAAACAGAGCTTGAAGCCCTGCTCGATCAGCATGACATTCAAACCCTCACCCTGTGCGGTTACTCTTCCGATTTCTGTATCGACCGGACCGCATTCGAGGCCGCTTCCAAAGGCTATCGCGTTCACCTGCCGGCAGATGCCCACACCACCCATGACAAGCCGCATTTAACCGCCGACAAAATCATTGAGCATCACAACTTTACCCTGTCGATGCATCCGAATATCCACCTGCACGCGACACGGGTATTTACGGCTAAGTAA
- a CDS encoding GNAT family N-acetyltransferase, whose amino-acid sequence MIHIDYLADVPEYAPELARAISAHWQTRLPEETYEERYRKLMSHSQKDRLPIAWVAHEQGRPLGTSALRVCDLNDREDLTPWLAGVFVLPAHRGQGIASRLCRVAENHAWNLGYPRLYLHTPDQQALYRRLGWQTREQTLWGHIPTEIMDKTQPRLNNITEA is encoded by the coding sequence ATGATCCACATCGATTATTTGGCTGATGTACCCGAGTATGCCCCGGAACTGGCAAGGGCGATCTCCGCTCACTGGCAGACACGGCTGCCGGAAGAGACCTATGAGGAGCGCTACCGAAAGCTGATGAGCCACAGTCAGAAAGATCGCCTGCCGATTGCTTGGGTTGCTCATGAACAGGGCCGCCCCCTGGGCACCAGTGCCCTGCGCGTCTGCGATCTGAATGACCGTGAAGACCTCACGCCCTGGCTTGCCGGCGTGTTTGTGTTACCGGCGCATCGGGGTCAGGGAATTGCATCACGCCTGTGCCGTGTTGCAGAAAACCACGCCTGGAATCTAGGATACCCCCGGCTGTATCTGCATACCCCGGATCAGCAAGCGCTCTATCGCCGCCTTGGCTGGCAGACACGAGAGCAAACCCTCTGGGGCCACATCCCCACCGAAATCATGGACAAAACGCAGCCGCGACTCAACAACATAACAGAAGCATGA
- a CDS encoding GNAT family N-acetyltransferase: protein MLQNTEPQSNKITLKDVDQHNYLDCIRLSLLPEQQENLASNAITIAQSKFEPHYRLKAICLNQKVIGMLAFCHEDEPEDFELFWLFRFMIDARHQNQGYGSRVLALLVEEVRTLGGKHLRTMHKPANRQASRVYQTFGFREIGTLDDGDTLLTLEL from the coding sequence ATGCTTCAAAACACCGAACCTCAATCCAACAAGATTACCCTGAAAGACGTCGACCAACACAACTACCTGGACTGCATTCGGCTGTCTTTACTGCCCGAGCAACAAGAAAACCTGGCATCCAATGCCATCACGATTGCGCAGTCGAAGTTCGAGCCCCACTATCGGCTCAAAGCGATCTGCCTCAATCAAAAAGTGATTGGGATGCTCGCCTTTTGCCATGAAGACGAGCCGGAAGATTTTGAGCTCTTCTGGCTGTTCCGCTTCATGATTGATGCGCGACATCAGAATCAAGGCTACGGCAGCCGGGTATTGGCGCTCTTGGTTGAGGAAGTCAGAACGTTGGGTGGCAAGCACCTGAGAACCATGCACAAACCTGCCAACCGCCAGGCGTCCCGAGTCTATCAGACATTCGGGTTCCGTGAAATCGGTACTCTAGACGACGGCGATACCTTGCTCACGCTTGAACTCTAA
- a CDS encoding GNAT family N-acetyltransferase, with translation MLELQTERLVLRPLSLTDAAPLLAIFSDPEVMKYWDGTPWSSLAQATQFIENAAFDPNHPTHVVLGVFLKETQTLVGKCMLFNSHPESRRAELGFGLAKSCWGQGLIGEAAAALLQYGFRTLNLNRIEAEIDPDNRGSARVLEKLGFRQEGYLPQRWIISGHVSDSALYGLLAEHWHA, from the coding sequence ATGCTTGAACTGCAAACCGAACGTTTAGTGCTCCGCCCGCTGTCGCTGACCGATGCTGCGCCGCTGCTGGCCATTTTCTCCGATCCGGAGGTGATGAAATACTGGGATGGCACACCCTGGTCATCACTTGCGCAAGCCACACAGTTTATTGAAAACGCAGCGTTTGATCCGAACCATCCTACCCATGTGGTGCTGGGTGTTTTTCTGAAAGAGACCCAGACGCTGGTGGGAAAATGTATGTTGTTTAACAGCCACCCGGAATCCAGACGGGCTGAGCTGGGCTTTGGGTTAGCCAAATCCTGCTGGGGACAAGGACTGATCGGTGAAGCCGCCGCCGCGCTGCTTCAGTACGGTTTTCGCACCCTGAATCTGAACCGGATAGAAGCTGAGATTGACCCGGACAACCGTGGCTCAGCCCGGGTACTGGAGAAACTGGGCTTTCGCCAGGAAGGCTATTTACCACAACGATGGATTATCAGCGGCCATGTATCCGACTCTGCCCTGTATGGCCTGCTGGCCGAACACTGGCACGCATGA
- a CDS encoding aspartate aminotransferase family protein, whose translation MEKKVSYDAFWMPFTANRDFKANPRIINRAEGMYCYSDQDRQLLDATAGLWCVNAGHGRKEIGDAMARQVAELDYSSPFNFGHDIGFEFAERLVEFTPAGLDKVFFTCSGSEAVESALKIALAYQQAKGNAGKYKLIGRELGYHGVNFGGISVGGLTPNRKGFGPLLPTDHLSHTLDIANNAFSKGLPEYGVDKAEQLEQLIQFHGADSVAAVIIEPIAGAGGVILPPKGYLQRIREICTRHDVVLIFDEVITGWGRLGSPFASIEFDVTPDLITSAKGITSGVVPLGAVFAKDEIYQTVVNSAPEGAVELFHGYTYSAHPVACAAGLATLDIYQREGLLERGRGDIGLYFEQGLHSLKDIPSIVDIRNYGLIGAVQFAAPADGKPIGFDILKRCYDQGVMVRSMGNTIALSPPLIIEKEHIDIIIDTLGAVAKDIPA comes from the coding sequence ATGGAGAAAAAAGTCAGCTACGATGCATTCTGGATGCCGTTCACCGCAAACCGAGATTTCAAAGCCAACCCGCGGATCATCAACCGCGCCGAGGGCATGTATTGTTATTCCGATCAGGACCGACAATTGCTCGACGCAACCGCCGGGCTCTGGTGTGTCAATGCAGGTCACGGCCGCAAAGAGATCGGGGATGCGATGGCCCGGCAAGTCGCCGAGCTGGACTACAGCTCGCCGTTTAATTTCGGCCACGACATCGGCTTCGAATTTGCCGAGCGACTGGTTGAATTCACCCCGGCCGGACTCGATAAAGTCTTCTTTACCTGCTCCGGCTCCGAAGCGGTCGAGAGCGCCCTGAAAATTGCGCTGGCGTACCAGCAAGCCAAAGGCAACGCCGGCAAATACAAACTAATCGGCCGAGAGCTGGGCTATCACGGCGTGAACTTCGGCGGCATTTCCGTCGGCGGTCTGACCCCAAACCGCAAAGGGTTCGGCCCGTTGTTGCCGACCGATCACCTCTCGCACACGCTGGATATTGCCAACAACGCGTTCAGCAAGGGGCTGCCGGAATATGGCGTCGACAAAGCCGAGCAACTGGAGCAGTTGATCCAGTTCCACGGCGCCGACAGTGTCGCCGCTGTCATCATCGAGCCGATTGCCGGGGCGGGCGGGGTGATCCTGCCGCCGAAAGGCTACCTCCAGCGGATCCGAGAAATCTGTACCCGACACGATGTGGTGCTGATTTTTGATGAAGTGATCACCGGCTGGGGCCGTCTGGGTTCACCGTTTGCCTCGATTGAGTTTGATGTCACCCCGGATCTCATCACCTCTGCCAAAGGGATCACCAGCGGCGTTGTCCCTCTGGGGGCGGTATTTGCCAAAGACGAGATCTACCAAACTGTGGTCAACAGTGCACCGGAAGGGGCGGTCGAGCTCTTCCATGGCTATACCTACTCCGCCCACCCGGTCGCTTGTGCAGCCGGTCTGGCGACCCTGGATATTTACCAGCGCGAGGGCCTGCTGGAGCGCGGTCGCGGCGACATTGGCCTGTATTTCGAGCAGGGGCTGCACTCGCTCAAAGATATTCCGTCGATCGTTGATATCCGCAACTACGGCCTGATTGGTGCCGTACAGTTCGCCGCACCGGCCGACGGTAAACCGATTGGCTTTGATATTCTCAAGCGCTGTTACGATCAAGGCGTGATGGTACGCAGCATGGGCAACACCATCGCCCTGTCACCCCCGCTGATCATCGAGAAAGAACATATCGACATCATTATCGATACCCTGGGGGCCGTGGCCAAAGATATCCCGGCCTGA